The Solanum pennellii chromosome 4, SPENNV200 genomic interval TCAAGCTCTTGAGATTCAGTACATTCATGGAAATCACAGAATACCCACCGTCTTATGTGGAAACTGCAGTGTTCTGAGCAATCACCTCAGCTTGTTCTGacttttatctatttatttttgcaGATCACTATTTACTTTTTGATTTTCCGGGTCAGGTGGAACTATTTTTCCTTCATGACAATGCGAAGAATATGGTTATGGAACTTATAAAGAAGTTAGATCTAAGGGTTAGTCTCTTTTTGAGAGTTATCTCATCTATTTCATccttcacttttatgcttccCGTTAGAGCCAAATTGCTAACTGTTTGGTTTGTTCAATGTAGTTGACTGCAGTCCATTTAGTTGATGCCCATCTTTGCAGTGATCCAGGGAAATACGTGAGTGCATTGCTCCTCTCTTTATCCACCATGTTACACTTGGAGCTTCCTCATGTCAATGTTTTGTCAAAGATTGATCTAATTGAAAGCTACGGAAAGCTAGGTTAGTTCATCATATTCTTCTGGAAAATATCTTTCTGGAATCTGGAATATTCTGTTTGAGATGAGTTATAGGTATGAAACACCTTTGTGGCTACTATGAAGTGCTTATTCTGTATTTCTCTTGTTCTTGCAGCTTTTAACCTAGACTTCTACACAGATGTCCAAGATTTATCATATCTACAGAATGAGATCAGTCAGGATCCTCGCTCTGCTAAGTATAGGTGCTTCAACCTTCCTTTTAGAACACACTGTCAAATGATAGCTGATTTCTCTTCAACTCTTCTTAATTAATTCTTGCAGGCACAATATAACACATTGTCGTTACTTTGTAGTTTCTGACTGTTCTAATAAAACTAGGACagaaattttagaaaatcttGTTGCTCGAGTGAGGTTTTCTATATATTCTACAAGCTTGATGAGTAAATAACTTCTGCACTTGATGCTGTACTACTACACATTTGAGAGGGTTTCATGTTTTTGTAAATGTTGTGTGTCAGTTTAATGTGTTGACCTCTCTACCTTTGGCAGAAATTAAGGGAGGGTAATGGAGGGAGAAGAATAAAAGCAAAACACCGGTTTCTTTCTTGTCTTCTTTATTATGTGCTGAGCTTTTTTGTATCTACATCACCTTATTTAAGTGTCATTCCCTTCACTATTCTTTTATAATCGGAAGGTTGTCATTGAAGTGCTAGTGTGGAACAATCTACTTTGactcatttttatattttacacaCTTTCGTGTTGCCACTTTTTACTGTCATATTTATGTTAATGCACTTCCCAATGAACGTAAACATAGGGTGATTCTGGGCCTTCAATctttatagaaaaagaaaaatatatcctaaataTTGTAGTTAATCATTTATTACTTGGTGGAGgaatatataatatttcattGCTACAAGTAAGGATTGTTGAAAATAATAAGACATGGATTTGGATATTTATCATAGTGCTTGACATGATGGAAATAACCAGAATGGATCTTTATATCTTAACTTGCTGTTTTTGGGTTTAATACATAGAAAATGCAGAAGCTTGAAATAGATTTTATCTTAACATAGTGTTTTAATTTTGATACTTAAATGATGCAGAAAGCTTACAAAGGAGCTTTGTGAGGTGATAGAAGATTATGGGCTCGTCAACTTCGCACCTTTAGATATCCAGGTAGGCTGTGATTGAGAGTGTCCACTTCACTCTTTGAGATATATCCTCTGTACTCTTTGTTAGCATAGTGTTTGAATTTTTGAGCTTATTTACCATTTCAGGATAAAGAGAGTGTAGGGAATCTAGTTAAGCTAATTGACAAAAGCAATGGATACATATTTGCTGGCATAGATGCAAGTGCTATTGAATTCAGCAAAATTGCAGTTGGTCCTGTTGATTGGGACTACTACCGATATCCTTTTTTACATCGTTTAACATATAAATGGAAACTCATAAATTCCCTCtacttgtacttgttgattttATGAGTAAAGATCATTCATTTGATCCCAACAAGGAAGTAGAGATTTGATTCATTTCTTCATGATTCTACACTTCCCAAAACCAATTTCTTTTTGTTGGATTGTCCAGAACCAAATGTTAACGTTTAGGATCAATTTCGTGCTTATACATTCCTACTTGGCCTGTCAGTTAGCTCTATTTGTGCGGGTCCTTATAAACGAAAAGAGATTCTTAGGGAGATATAAATTATGgaatatatttgatttgattttctgCTGATTGGTTCACATGGTTGGCCTTGACACCAATTTTACAGTTGCAGCTGTGCAGGAGAAATACATAAAGGATGATGAAGACTTTGATATGACAAAGGACAGTGAGACAAAATAGTATGTTATGGGCTTTGTGATAAGATCTATAAATACTGCATCTTACAGAAACTAATTATCCTTATGTATGGTAGGATGTAACGATCATTTTTGTTCGTTCGAGTTCCTGTATTTACTCATTACTGAACTTTCTTTTTTGTTGCAAAAGATGTAACGATCATTTTTGTTCGTTCGAGTGCCTGTATTTACTCTTTTTATGAAACCTTCAACTGTACAAAATAGATAGAGAGGCTCCTTTGCAATCTTCTGATACGATTTACTTGTTATGTTGTTATATGGCTTTGGCATAGATGGTTGATCATAATCTTTAATTTGGTGGTCCTTTGGACAATTTAAATTACATTGCTCAATCTTTTAGCTAGGTCCAAAccaaaatagaacaaaaaatgagaagaaaagacCAGCAGTATattaattatgatgatttgCTTTGTGAACAAAATGGACACAGAAAACTCATAGTCAAAATAAATACTTTGttcttttgaaaattcaaaaccAAGAGATCTGTTTTCGTTAATCAGAAACAGAGTTCGAAAAAGTCAAAtctttaatgattttattattagtagTGAATTGTTATGTGACAATAATAATCTAATGGAAATCTTATTCTCTTCCAGAAGGTAGAAGCAcagatttatttttatactatatAGTTTGATAAAAGATTAGCGTCCAAAACGTCATCACTGATGACACCTACGTCCTCATCGTGAggaataaataaagaaaaaaaataaaacaagaaacaaaGAAACTTTTGCAATTTATGggtacccttttttttttaggagTGTGCTAAACATAAAGTCTCAAATTAATTGGGCTATAAAGATAGAAATTCCATATTTTTCTATAAGGTTGCTTACGGTAAAAAAAACTTGAATATATATACTCATTTGTTCAAATTTCCGATGAACATTATTAAAAGATGTGGTGCAACAAATATaactattctttttttaattaaaagttttgatTTCGAACCGTATGTATGCAAAATCTTGGACAGAAAGTGCCTTTTCGAAAAACTGTATGTGAATATAAGTTAGTTACACTTTacgtcaaatatcaaatatcagattaaatagaaaaataaaaaaataattagtatgaacattacatttaatttaaattttaataataagtaACTTTTGTAATGTTTGATGTCTGCAAATTTAGCAGTTTtctataatttgaaatatattgtaCAAAATTATTTTGTCAATATTATTGTAACTCTGGActctttatatcattttttatgaCAATCACAATAATTCAAGGGAATGTTATTTTGTCGACATTGTCCTAAAGACTAAAGATACAATTTATCCATTTTTAATAAGAGATTATAAAGTTGAGCCCTCTAGGTATATATGAAAGAAAATCATggtaaaaatcattttttcctAAATATATTATTACGTTATGTAAATGtaaattaattgaaattctGATATTAATGTTATAATATCGTATTTGAAGTGTAAAGTAAAAAAGAATAGGAAATATCTTTGAGGTGATTTGGGAATGGTGCACTTTAAGTGGTACATACAACTACAAGATCAAATTATAACCACAAAATGTTCTAATTACCATTAATTTGGTGTTGGCAATAATTGTGTTAGAGTTCTTTAAGTTTAAactacatttaaaaaataaatgtcctTCGATTATTACTTtttgaactaattaaaaattaaaaacgtCTCAGGAATATAAAACGTCAAATATCGAATGAATCTACTGCTATAAAAGTAtgtactaattaattaagggtgCATGTACTTTCCAAGAAAATAAGTTGcttctatttattttgtgtttagTAAAGTATGTAATACTAATTaagtgatttttaattttgcGTTCGAtacataaatacaaatattattctaaaattatttgaatttatgatCTAGACAAAAATATAGAAGGTAGATGAGGGTACTGTAGACCAAGGTAGATCTAAAAGGAGCAGGAGGATGTTCATCTGAATTTTCTcggcaatatatatatatatatatatattgaatttccTAACTACAAGACTAAATATTAGTACAGTACTTTAGAGAGTTtaaaattcatcttaaaattataagttcaaatattaaataatttttattttttaaagtctCTCAATAAAAACTTGAAATACGAATGAAGATAAAGCATGAAGTATACGGACATGATCAAATTTAAACTTGTAAGTTTTGTTTTTcctatttcattaaaatattttaatttttttttaccaattatacgttaaaaaatactaataattaaaaaacatcCACACTCCCATCAAACTCACCCTAAAATTCAATATGGTTGACCTTGACGTGCAGGAGAAAAATATATGCGTGGAGGCTGACGAAGataaatactccctccgtctatTTGAATCTAGAGAGtcgaataatttttttaattataatttttaaatattttaaactattaattattatatatttctatatattttattataaaatttgaaaaaacaaatatacTAATAGCCATACCTGAATTAAtggtcaaaattttaaaaaaattaacccttaaaataagtatatagCGAGTCTTAATTAATACTTCCTCTGttcctaattacttgttcatttttttaaattttttcttaattacttgtttattttgacaaatcaagagaAAACAATtctttttacctattataccctcaatcaaatactttgaaaaatgtagaactTCTTGAAAATCCTAAATGTTTAATTCCTTCACTAGTtcacttcataattaaatagggataaaataataaatttaccgtgtcaattattgttttattaataGGTGTGTTAATTCAGaagtaaacaaataattagAGCCGGAGAA includes:
- the LOC107015954 gene encoding GPN-loop GTPase QQT1; the protein is MVFGQVVIGPPGSGKTTYCNGMSQFLQLIGRKVAVINLDPANDALPYECAVNIEDLIKLSDVMVEHSLGPNGGLVYCMDYLEKNIDWLESKLKPLLKDHYLLFDFPGQVELFFLHDNAKNMVMELIKKLDLRLTAVHLVDAHLCSDPGKYVSALLLSLSTMLHLELPHVNVLSKIDLIESYGKLAFNLDFYTDVQDLSYLQNEISQDPRSAKYRKLTKELCEVIEDYGLVNFAPLDIQDKESVGNLVKLIDKSNGYIFAGIDASAIEFSKIAVGPVDWDYYRVAAVQEKYIKDDEDFDMTKDSETK